A window of Limosilactobacillus reuteri genomic DNA:
CCAAACATCCAGCGTCAACTTATCATAATCGTTACGCTGACCAACCCGTGCATTTTCAACAGTATAATTTACACGTTTAATTGGGGTATAGATGGAATCAATCGGTAAAACACCAATTGCTAAATCATCCATCCGGGCCTTATTATCGTTAGCAGAAAGGTAACCGCGACCCTTATCAGCAGTTAACTTGATGTGTAATTCTGCGCCATCAGCAACAGTTGCAATATGCAGATCAGGATTTAAGATTGTAACTTCATTATCAGCCTGGATATCACTTGCAGTTACTTCAGCAGGTCCTTTAACATCTAATTCAAGATTCTTTTGATCCTCAGAATCAAGTTTCAAAGAAACTTTCTTAAGATTTAGGATAATCTGCGTAACATCCTCAGTTACACCTTCAACAGTGCTAAATTCATGTAAAACACCATCAATTTGCATACTCGTAATCGCTGCACCTGGCAAAGATGCAATTAATACACGCCTTAACGAGTTACCGAGAGTGGTTCCATAACCGCGCTCAAGTGGTTCTACGACAAACTTACCGTAGTTATCTGTTTCTTCAACTTTGTGAATATTTGGCTTTTCAAATTCGATCATTCTATCCTTGTACCCCTTTCAAAACGTGGTTCGTATTTGAGACAAAAAGGCAATTGATGGAAATAATTGTCTCCAGCAATGTCAATTAAACACGACGACGCTTTGGAGGACGAGAACCATTGTGAGGAACAGGTGTTACATCACGAATAGCAGTAACTTCCAATCCAGTTGCTTGAAGTGCACGGATAGCAGCTTCACGACCTGAACCTGGACCCTTAACTTCAACTTCAACAGTCTTCATACCATGTTCCATAGCTTGCTTAGCAGCAGCTTCTGAAGCCATTTGAGCAGCAAATGGAGTGGACTTCCGACTTCCCTTAAAGCCTAAAACACCAGCTGAGGACCATGCTACAGCGTTACCTTGAACGTCAGTAATCATGATCAAAGTGTTATTAAATGTTGAGTGAATGTGCGCAACACCAGTTTCAACATTCTTTTTTGCACGACGCTTACGCGTACCTTTTTTGGTTGCCATATCTAGTACTAACCTCCTTTTTTATAAAGTTAAACTACTTCTTCTTATTAGCGATAGCTACAGCCTTACCCTTACGAGTACGAGCATTGTTCTTAGTGTGTTGACCACGAACAGGTAGGCCACGACGGTGACGCATACCACGGTATGATCCAATTTCTTGAAGACGCTTGATATTCATTGAAACTTCACGCCGTAAATCACCTTCAACTTGAATTTGATCTACTTGTGCACGAATCTTTTCTTCTTGATCTGGAGTCAAATCACGAACACGGATATCTTCTGATACACCAGCGTTTTCAAGAATCTTCTTAGCAGTAGAATTACCAATACCAAAAATATATGTTAAGCCGATTACGATTCGCTTGTCACGAGGTAAATCGACACCTGCAATACGAGCCATGAGCTACACCTCCATTTCTCTATAAAATAAATTACTTACCTTGACGTTGCTTATGCTTTGGGTTAGCAGAGCAAATAACCATAACACGACCATTACGCTTAACGATCTTGCAGTGCTCACACATCTTTTTAACAGATGGTCTTACTTTCATTCTAAAATCCTCCTATTGAGAGTAATTGATCAATAACTACTTGAACCGGAAAGTAATCCGACCCTTTGTAAGGTCATATGGAGACATTTCTACTTTAACACGATCTCCCGGTAAAATTTTAATGTAGTACATCCGAATTTTACCAGAAACATGTGCTAAAATTTCTGCTCCGTTTTCCAATTCAACTTTAAACATTGCATTAGGCAAAGTTTCAGTTACTTTACCTTCTACTTCAATTACATCGGCTTTTGCCACGAAATAGTACCTCCTTACCTATTCTAGATATTACGTAAAAATGGTGGAAAGTATAAAACTTCCCACTACTCAGATAGATAAACCTTGCATAGTTTAGCATATGTTTACAAACTTCGCAAGAGATAACTATTATCTACTTTAGGTTTGTTAATACTTTCTTGATATCTTCGTAAACTTTATCGATATCTTGTTCACCATTAATTTCGTGCAAAACACCTTTCTTTTGGTAATAGTCTACCAGTGGTGTGTTCAACTTAATATTAACATCTAGACGATTCTTAACCGTTTCAGGCTTATCATCATCACGCTGATAAAATTCATGATGACCACAAACGTCACATGTGCCTTCAACTTTAGGAGCATTATAAAGCTTATGATAAGTTGCTCCACAGTTACGACAAATAAAACGTCCACTTAAACGTTCTACCAATACATCCGGTTCAACGTGAATATTGATCACAGCATCAAGATGCCGATTACTCTCTGCTAACATCTTATCCAAAGCTGCTGCTTGGTTAAGATTACGAGGAAATCCATCCAGCATAAAGCCATCTTTAGTATCATCTTGAGCTAACCGTTCCTTAACGATACCGTTAGTAACTTCGTCCGGAACAAGTTCACCTTTATCAATATATTTCTTAGCTTCAATTCCCATGGGAGTTTCATTCTTCATGGCTGCCCGAAAAATATCTCCAGTTGAGATATGAGGAACTGGAAAATCATCAACGATCTTTTGAGCTTGAGTACCTTTACCGGCACCTGGAAGACCCATTAATACAAGATTCATACTCATTAGTCATTTCCTCCTTTAGGTTCTCGAATAAATCCAATATATTCGCGCTTCATTGTTAGTCCGTTCAACTGCCGAACAACATCTAAAGCAATTTGTACGATAATCAGTAAGCTTGTACCACCTAAACCAATTGACTGACTTAGGTTCCATACGTTACTTGCAATTAACGGAATTAAGGAGATCAATCCTAAGAATAATGAACCTACTGTACTCAATCGCATTAACAATGAAGAAACATAGTCTTGTGTACCCTTTCCAGGACGTACCCCAGAAATATAACTTCCTTGCTTTTGCAAATTCTCAGCAAGTTTTTCTGGGTTAACCTGAACAAAGGCATAAAAAAAGGTAAATACAACAATCAAAAATACATACAGTGCGATCCCAGGACCAGATTGCATGTTAAAAATGGTCGTCATGATTTGATACCAACTATCCCCACCATGGTTTTGCTGGAAAGCCATAAGAATAGTTTGCGGGGTTGAGATAAAAGAACCAGCAAAAATAACAGGAATAACACCTGATACGTTAATCTTCAAAGGAAGATAACTACTGGATGGTGAAGTAGTGGTTCGTCTTGTGTATTGAATTGGTAGACGTCTTTCCGCCTGTTGTACCCATGTAACAAATGCTACAATAATTAAAATTGCAACAATAACAAGAGTAACAAATCCAATTCCCATCCACAAAGCAGAACCAGATTCACCAGCAATTTGGTCATCCCATAACTGACGAATTCCACCTGGCATTTGCGCAACAATACCAGCAAAAATTAACATGGAAACACCATTACCCAATCCACGTTCAGTAATCATGTCTCCCATCCAAGTAGCAAACATTGTACCTGCAGTTAAAATTAAACCGATTGTTAAATACGTTTGAACACCAGGGTGATTAACCAAACGAATAGTACTCAATGCATTAAACCCGGCGGTAATACCGATTGATTGAATAAATCCAAGTACAATCGTTAACCATCGGGTTGCTTGATTAAGTTTTCGCCGTCCTACTTCTCCTTGTTTACTCCATTCAACAAAACGCGGAACAATATCCATTTGTAATAGTTGAACAACAATTTGCGCAGTAATATATGGAGAAACTCCCATTGCAAATAAAGAGTAATTCTCCAATCCACCACCACTAAAGGTATTGAGGATTGATGCTAAACCGGTTGAGGAGATTTCCTGCAAAGCAGCAGCGTTAACTCCAGGAACGGTAATCGCTGCCCCAATCCGATAGACAATCAATACAAACAATGTAAAGAAAATCTTTTTACGGATATCTTTTACCTTGAATGCATTTTTGACGGCTGTGAACAAACTACATCACCTCAGTTTTACCACCGGCAGTTTCAATTGCAGAAACTGCAGAAGCAGAAAACTTATTAGCCTTAACAGTTAATTTCTTTTCAAGCTTACCGCTACCAAGAATCTTGATGCCGCTCTTCAAGTTCTTAACTAAGCCGCTTTCCATCAATAATTGTGGAGTAACTTCTGTACCATCATCAAACTTGTTTAATGATGCCAAGTTAACAATTGCGTATTCTTTCCGGTTAATGTTGGTAAATCCACGCTTTGGAATTTGCCGGTAAAGTGGCATTTGACCCCCTTCAAATCCTAAACGGGTCTTTCCATGAGCCTTTTGCCCCTTAGTACCACGTCCAGATGTAAAACCGTGTCCTGATGAAAGTCCACGACCCTTACGAAGACGCTTAGAACGAGAACCAGCAGCTGGCTTCAATTCGTTTAACTTCATTAGTAGGCACCTCCTTATTATTTAATTTTAATTACTTAACTTCTTCAACAGAAACCAAGTGAGCGATCTTAAAAATTTGACCGCGTGTTGCCGCATTATCTGGTAAGATAACTGAGCTATTGATCTTACCTAATCCCAATGCCTTAACAGTACGACGTTGAGTAGGTTGTCGGTGGGCAACACTGTGAATTAAGGTAACTTTTACTTGAGCCATAATTTAGTGCCCTCCTTATTCTGCTAAGTGGTCTACTGAAACACCACGTAACTTTGCAACTTCTTCAGCGTTCTTTAATTGCTTCAAACCTTCAAACGTTGCACGAACAACATTAACAGGTGTGTTAGAGCCAAGACGTTTAGAAGTAACGTCCGGAACACCGGCAAGGTCCATAACATTACGAACCGCACCACCGGCAGCAACTCCAGAACCTTCAACAGCTGGCTTTAACATGATCTTTCCACCGCCGTATACACCAATAACTTCGTGTGGAATAGTAGTTCCAACGATAGGGACAGTAATCAAGTTCTTTTCAGCAGCAGCTTGAGCTTTACGAATAGCTTCTGGAACTTCTTGAGCCTTACCAGTACCAAAACCAACATGACCTTTACGGTCACCAACAATTACTAAAGCAGCAAAACGCATACGACGTCCACCCTTTACAACCTTAGTAATCCGGTTGATGGCTACAACTTGATCGTCTAAATCCAGCTTTGCTGGATCAATGAATTCTGATGATGCCATTGCAGGTTATTCCTCCTTTTTTTAGAATTTAAGTCCGTTTTCACGAGCAGCTTCAGCCAAGGCTTGAACACGTCCATGGTAAAGGTATCCACCACGATCAAACACAACTTCAGTAATGTTCTTTTCGTTAGCGCGTTTAGCAATTAATGCTCCTACACCACTAGCTTGTTCAGTCTTAGTCTTTCCACTTACTTCACTATCATTTGTGGAGGCACTTGCGAGCGTCACACCCTTTACGTCATCAATTAATTGAGCGTAAATGTTTTTGTTTGAACGGTAAACACTTAAGCGTGGGCGCTCCGCAGTACCAGAAATCTTACCGCGAACGCGCAAATGACGACGTTGACGGATCTTGTTCTTGTCTGGTTTAGAAATCACAACAGTCACCTCTTATTATATTAATTCTATTAAATAAAAAAATGTTAAATAATCTTTTTAGATTACTTACCAGTCTTACCTTCCTTACGGATAATATGTTCGTTTTCGTAACGAATACCCTTACCTTTGTATGGTTCAGGTGAACGTACAGCACGAACTTCAGCAGCAAAATTTCCAAGGTGTTCCTTGTTAATTGAGCTTAATTCGATAGTAGTATTGTCGGGTACATTAATTTCAACATCTTCTGGCTTATCCATTTCAACTGGGTTTGAGTAACCAACAGTTAAAATCAACTTGTTACCCTTGAGTTGAGCACGGTAACCAACACCAACAAGCTTAAGAACCTTCTTGTAACCATTAATAACACCTTCAACCATGTTGTTAACATTAGCACGAGTAGTTCCGTGTAACATCTTTAACTTATTAGTATCAGCATCACGATCAAACTTTACAACGTTACCATCAATAGTCATTTTGATTAATGGTGAAATTTCACGAGATAAAGTACCCTTAGGACCTTTAACAGTAACTACATTACCATCTTGAGAAATTTCAACACCACTTGGCAAATCAATTTCTTTGTAACCAATACGACTCATCTTTGCACCTCCTATCTAATATTCGTTTTTTACCAAACGTAAGCGATAACTTCGCCACCAATTTTCTTGGCACGAGCAACTTTATCAGTAACAACACCTTCAGATGTTGAAATGATAGCAATACCTAATCCATTAAGAACCTTAGG
This region includes:
- the rpsK gene encoding 30S ribosomal protein S11, with the protein product MATKKGTRKRRAKKNVETGVAHIHSTFNNTLIMITDVQGNAVAWSSAGVLGFKGSRKSTPFAAQMASEAAAKQAMEHGMKTVEVEVKGPGSGREAAIRALQATGLEVTAIRDVTPVPHNGSRPPKRRRV
- the rpmD gene encoding 50S ribosomal protein L30; the protein is MAQVKVTLIHSVAHRQPTQRRTVKALGLGKINSSVILPDNAATRGQIFKIAHLVSVEEVK
- the rplF gene encoding 50S ribosomal protein L6, which gives rise to MSRIGYKEIDLPSGVEISQDGNVVTVKGPKGTLSREISPLIKMTIDGNVVKFDRDADTNKLKMLHGTTRANVNNMVEGVINGYKKVLKLVGVGYRAQLKGNKLILTVGYSNPVEMDKPEDVEINVPDNTTIELSSINKEHLGNFAAEVRAVRSPEPYKGKGIRYENEHIIRKEGKTGK
- a CDS encoding DNA-directed RNA polymerase subunit alpha, with product MIEFEKPNIHKVEETDNYGKFVVEPLERGYGTTLGNSLRRVLIASLPGAAITSMQIDGVLHEFSTVEGVTEDVTQIILNLKKVSLKLDSEDQKNLELDVKGPAEVTASDIQADNEVTILNPDLHIATVADGAELHIKLTADKGRGYLSANDNKARMDDLAIGVLPIDSIYTPIKRVNYTVENARVGQRNDYDKLTLDVWTDGSLTPTEAVSLGAKILTEHLAMFVDLTETAQNAQVMVEKEETHKEKMLEMTIEELDLSVRSYNCLKRAGINTVKELTDRTVSDMMKVRNLGQKSLEEIKLKLNDLGVSFRQDD
- the infA gene encoding translation initiation factor IF-1; amino-acid sequence: MAKADVIEVEGKVTETLPNAMFKVELENGAEILAHVSGKIRMYYIKILPGDRVKVEMSPYDLTKGRITFRFK
- the rpsM gene encoding 30S ribosomal protein S13, which gives rise to MARIAGVDLPRDKRIVIGLTYIFGIGNSTAKKILENAGVSEDIRVRDLTPDQEEKIRAQVDQIQVEGDLRREVSMNIKRLQEIGSYRGMRHRRGLPVRGQHTKNNARTRKGKAVAIANKKK
- the rplR gene encoding 50S ribosomal protein L18, giving the protein MISKPDKNKIRQRRHLRVRGKISGTAERPRLSVYRSNKNIYAQLIDDVKGVTLASASTNDSEVSGKTKTEQASGVGALIAKRANEKNITEVVFDRGGYLYHGRVQALAEAARENGLKF
- the rpsE gene encoding 30S ribosomal protein S5 produces the protein MASSEFIDPAKLDLDDQVVAINRITKVVKGGRRMRFAALVIVGDRKGHVGFGTGKAQEVPEAIRKAQAAAEKNLITVPIVGTTIPHEVIGVYGGGKIMLKPAVEGSGVAAGGAVRNVMDLAGVPDVTSKRLGSNTPVNVVRATFEGLKQLKNAEEVAKLRGVSVDHLAE
- the secY gene encoding preprotein translocase subunit SecY yields the protein MFTAVKNAFKVKDIRKKIFFTLFVLIVYRIGAAITVPGVNAAALQEISSTGLASILNTFSGGGLENYSLFAMGVSPYITAQIVVQLLQMDIVPRFVEWSKQGEVGRRKLNQATRWLTIVLGFIQSIGITAGFNALSTIRLVNHPGVQTYLTIGLILTAGTMFATWMGDMITERGLGNGVSMLIFAGIVAQMPGGIRQLWDDQIAGESGSALWMGIGFVTLVIVAILIIVAFVTWVQQAERRLPIQYTRRTTTSPSSSYLPLKINVSGVIPVIFAGSFISTPQTILMAFQQNHGGDSWYQIMTTIFNMQSGPGIALYVFLIVVFTFFYAFVQVNPEKLAENLQKQGSYISGVRPGKGTQDYVSSLLMRLSTVGSLFLGLISLIPLIASNVWNLSQSIGLGGTSLLIIVQIALDVVRQLNGLTMKREYIGFIREPKGGND
- the rpmJ gene encoding 50S ribosomal protein L36, with product MKVRPSVKKMCEHCKIVKRNGRVMVICSANPKHKQRQGK
- a CDS encoding adenylate kinase, which codes for MSMNLVLMGLPGAGKGTQAQKIVDDFPVPHISTGDIFRAAMKNETPMGIEAKKYIDKGELVPDEVTNGIVKERLAQDDTKDGFMLDGFPRNLNQAAALDKMLAESNRHLDAVINIHVEPDVLVERLSGRFICRNCGATYHKLYNAPKVEGTCDVCGHHEFYQRDDDKPETVKNRLDVNIKLNTPLVDYYQKKGVLHEINGEQDIDKVYEDIKKVLTNLK
- the rplO gene encoding 50S ribosomal protein L15 — translated: MKLNELKPAAGSRSKRLRKGRGLSSGHGFTSGRGTKGQKAHGKTRLGFEGGQMPLYRQIPKRGFTNINRKEYAIVNLASLNKFDDGTEVTPQLLMESGLVKNLKSGIKILGSGKLEKKLTVKANKFSASAVSAIETAGGKTEVM